The Candidatus Nanopelagicales bacterium genome includes the window CGCCTGCGCCCTCGGCGGGGCGGACGGGCGGACCATGTTCGTCATGACCGCGCCGTCGAGCCATCCGGCCGAGGTGGCCGATGCGCGGTCGGCGACAGTCGAGGTCGCCCGGCTCTGACGAGGTGCCGACCCGCCCCAGGGGTGGCAGCGTTCTCCCATTCGCTATCGATCGACGGACGGAGCACCCGTGAACCGCGGACTGATCAACGCCCTGGGTGACAAGGACCGGCTGCTCGTCGCGGAGACCGAGCCGGCCGCGTTGAAGCAGCTGGACGAGGACGAGCTGGTCGACCTGCACCTGCGGGTGCGACGGGTCCGGGACAAGTACGTGTCGGTCTACCGACGGGAGGCGTCGGCGAGGGTCCCGCAGTACGGCGCACGCGGTGCCTCGCGGCCCAAGAACCGGCGCAACGCGGACCGGGTCGAGGTGTTCGAGGACGCGTTGGCGCGGGTGAGCACCCGGCTGGCGGCGGTCGCGCGCCGAAGCGCGTCGGAGTTGCGCGCGGAGCGCATCGCGGCGGCCCGCGCGGACCGAGAGGCCAGCGCGGCGGCAGCCTCGGCGTCCACCCGCGGGTCGTCGACGAAGGGGTCCCCGCGGGCTCGGGCCTCGAAGCCGGCTCCCAACCGCAAGGTGGGTGACCGGTCGCTGGTGTCCCCGCGATCGGTGGCGAAGGGGGCCGACGTGCGGGCGACGGGGGCGCGCCGGCAGGCCAAGCGCGACGCCCGCTGAGGGCTCCGTCAGACCAGCGGCCAGGTCGGTCCGGCGCTACTCGAACCGGGTCGGGTCGCCGCTGCCGCGCCGGACGACGACGGGCTCGTCCCCGGACCAGTCCACGACCGTCGTCGGCAGCGACCCGCACTCCCCCGAGTCGAGGACCGCATCGACGTCGTGGTCCAGCCGCTCCTTGACCGCCCACCCGTCGGTGAGCGGGTCGTCCTCCCCCGGCAGCAGCAGCGTGCTCGACACCAGCGGCTCCCCCAGCTCGGCGAGCAGGGCCTGCGCCGCCGGGTGGTCGGGGATGCGTACGCCGACGGTGTGCTTGCGCGGGTGCAGCAGCCGACGCGGTACCTCGCGGGTGCCGGGCAGGATGAACGTGTAGCCGCCCGGCGTGCACGACTTCACCGCCCGGAACGCCGACGTGCTGATCCGCACCAGCGGGCCTAGTTGGGCCAGGTCGCTGCACACCAGGGTGAAGTGGTGCCGCTCGTCCAGGCCGCGGATGCGCCGGATGCGTTGCAGCGCATCGGCGTTGCCGACCCGGCACCCCAGCGCGAAGCCCGAGTCTGTCGGGTACACGACCAGGCCGCCCGAGCGCACCAGGTCGGCCACGGCCCGGATCGCCCGCGGCTGCGGGTCCACCGGGTGCACCTCGACGTAGCGGGCCACGGTCGGCCAGCGTAGGCGTACGGCGTCAGGTCTCGGCCAGCCCGGCGGTCCAGCGGGGGTCGTCGGGCTCGACCGGGCGGCCGAACAGGAACCCCTGCGCCTGATCGCAGCCGAGCGAGCGCAGCATCTCGGCCTGGCGCTCGGTCTCGACGCCCTCGGCGACCGTCGTGAGTCCGAGGTCGCCGGCGACGCCGAGGACAGCGGTCACCAGGGCCGTCGCCCCGCGGTCCTCGCCGAGCTGGCTGATGAAGGAGCGATCCACCTTGACCACGTCGACCGGGTACTGGACGAGCCAGGTCAGGCTGGAGTAGCCGGTGCCGAAGTCGTCCAGGGCGATGGCCATGCCCGCGTCGTGCAGCCGGGCCAGGTGGGAGGTCGTGGTGTCGGCCCGCTCGAGCAGGGCGGTCTCGGTGACCTCGACGCACACCCACGCCGGGTCGACCTCGGCCAGGGACGCCTGCTCCAGCAGGTAGTCGGGGAAGCCGGGGCGATGCAGCTGCACGGGGGACACGTTCACCGAGACGGTCAGGGCCACGCCCCGGTGCCGCCATCGGCGCAGGTCGTCGAACGCCGTCCGCAGCACCCACGCGCCGAGCGGGGCGATCAGCCCGGACGCCTCCGCCCGCGGGATGAAGCTGCCGGGCAGTTCCAACGTCCCGTCCGGCGCGCGCATCCGGACCAGGGCCTCCGCACCGACGGTGCGCCCGTCGGCCAGCAGCACGATCGGCTGGTAGCGCAGCACCAGCCCGTCGTGGTCCAGGGCGTCACGCAGCCGCTCCTGGGTGCGCTGCGCCTCGGCGACGACCGCATCCAGGGACTGGTCGTACACGGCGACCTGGTTGCGGCCGGCCTCCTTGGCCCGGTACATCGCCAAGTCGGCGCGCCGCAGCAGGTCGTCGGCGGAGTCGTTGGCCCCGCTCGTCGTGGCCACCCCGATGCTCACCGTGGGGGCGAAGACGTGGTCGCCGTACGTCCAGGGCTCGTCCAGCCGCTCCCGCAGCCGCAGCGCGACCAGCACGGCCTCGGTGGCGTCGGTGAGGTCCTCGCACAGGACGACGAACTCGTCCCCGCCGAGCCGGGCCACCGAGTCGCCGGGGCGGACCGCACCGGCGAGCCGGCGGGCCGCCTCGACCAGCATGCGGTCCCCGACCGGGTGCCCGAGGGTGTCGTTCACCAGCTTGAAGTGGTCGAGGTCGCAGAACAGCACGCCCACCAGGCCTCGGCGCCGGGACAGGCGGCCGAGCGCGGCGGCGAGCCGCTCGTGCAGGGCGAACCGGTTGGGCAGGCCGGTCACCGGGTCGGACAGCGCCTGCGTGGCCAGCGCCTCCTCGGCCGCGACCCGCGCGGTCACGTCCTCCATCTGGATGACGACCTCCTGGCTGCCGTCCTCGGCCCGCTCCCCGATCGGCCCCGCGCTGGCCAGCACGGACACCGCCCGCCCGTCCGCGGTCGTCAGCCGGATCAACCGTCGCGGCCGTGGGTGCGGTGACCGCAGCG containing:
- a CDS encoding L-threonylcarbamoyladenylate synthase, with protein sequence MARYVEVHPVDPQPRAIRAVADLVRSGGLVVYPTDSGFALGCRVGNADALQRIRRIRGLDERHHFTLVCSDLAQLGPLVRISTSAFRAVKSCTPGGYTFILPGTREVPRRLLHPRKHTVGVRIPDHPAAQALLAELGEPLVSSTLLLPGEDDPLTDGWAVKERLDHDVDAVLDSGECGSLPTTVVDWSGDEPVVVRRGSGDPTRFE
- a CDS encoding EAL domain-containing protein, whose amino-acid sequence is MGAPTGRRQPGRRAAERRQPAWLWPLVVAAIAGTFALDVTLRDTVLFPAAFPVLLFAAFFLTPRAIAVTGSVALALALLAGYVTERLGIADYWVRLGAMAAFTILAVALAAVSRRRTRDLEEYAREAERSGQLLQEVVDAAASPVFAKAYDDDGQSGRYVLVNKAWRETTDAEDATVPLTDAALFPPAVAEALRADDLRVMRSGEPHTVDERVKPRRAEPRAFQTTTFPLRDADGRAWGVGGISTDVTDITHARERLEAMFAYSPTPTLHLRVADPGNTRALAANDALTRLIGVDLTGADSARLRGMVDDAGADDVRELLAIGVTAPLRSPHPRPRRLIRLTTADGRAVSVLASAGPIGERAEDGSQEVVIQMEDVTARVAAEEALATQALSDPVTGLPNRFALHERLAAALGRLSRRRGLVGVLFCDLDHFKLVNDTLGHPVGDRMLVEAARRLAGAVRPGDSVARLGGDEFVVLCEDLTDATEAVLVALRLRERLDEPWTYGDHVFAPTVSIGVATTSGANDSADDLLRRADLAMYRAKEAGRNQVAVYDQSLDAVVAEAQRTQERLRDALDHDGLVLRYQPIVLLADGRTVGAEALVRMRAPDGTLELPGSFIPRAEASGLIAPLGAWVLRTAFDDLRRWRHRGVALTVSVNVSPVQLHRPGFPDYLLEQASLAEVDPAWVCVEVTETALLERADTTTSHLARLHDAGMAIALDDFGTGYSSLTWLVQYPVDVVKVDRSFISQLGEDRGATALVTAVLGVAGDLGLTTVAEGVETERQAEMLRSLGCDQAQGFLFGRPVEPDDPRWTAGLAET